One genomic region from Myripristis murdjan chromosome 7, fMyrMur1.1, whole genome shotgun sequence encodes:
- the LOC115362450 gene encoding uncharacterized protein LOC115362450 yields the protein MPKTKYTADELRRRHLATRITARDRAYEFPNDFYESGGVLYCKVCKHSVDYLRKQTILEHLKSQRHYNRKKSGLESACHSPPKKKKKKEGREDQMPLESALSAEIRELFADLDRNLNERERLRLLEQREYEERVRREAQLERAQEMAVLQDVTSLLQQMVQRMPAMQPQHPHSALMEANGQPTTSSELFSCHFQRAKENDPGLSPKSNPTPCCEQEMPEGSHLKIEEVVFKKEEEEEVPCSAEDAEVCPVESVNFHNGVNCQNDTECMFVCAEKVALEIELERTKAELRALKEKEAHWSHRYSAAQLSEEVIRMETGLPDRGTLNTIAGRVLHRKDSVCYSAGWKVECITVEDQVFLTLMKLRHNYTDLHLAALFNCSVAVIQNVTATFTGILRQLPFKDIMAVSPILTEMNIQTDT from the exons ATGCCGAAAACCAAATACACAGCAGATGAGCTAAGGCGTCGTCATTTAGCAACACGGATCACTGCCAGAGATAGGGCGTATGAATTTCCCAATGATTTTTATGAGAGCGGGGGAGTGTTGTACTGCAAAGTTTGCAAGCACTCGGTGGATTATTTGAGgaaacaaaccattttggaGCATCTGAAGTCCCAAAGACACTACAACAGAAAGAAGAGTGGTTTGG AGTCGGCGTGTCACTCTCCAcctaagaagaagaagaagaaggaggggagggaggaccAGATGCCCTTGGAGAGTGCTCTGTCTGCAGAGATCAGGGAGCTGTTCGCTGACTTGGACAGGAACTTAAACGAGCGAGAGCGGCTTCGCTTGCTGGAGCAGCGCGAGTATGAGGAGCGGGTACGGAGAGAGGCGCAGCTGGAGAGGGCGCAGGAGATGGCCGTTCTTCAGGACGTGACTTCTCTACTCCAACAGATGGTCCAGCGGATGCCTGCCATGCAGCCTCAACACCCTCACTCGGCActcat gGAAGCCAACGGACAACCTACCACATCCTCAGAGCttttcagttgtcattttcagaGGGCAAAGGAAAATGATCCAGGGCTCTCTCCAAAATCAAATCCAACTCCATGCTGTGAGCAAGAGATGCCCGAAGGCAGTCACTTAAAAATTGAAGAGGTTGTAtttaaaaaggaggaagaggaagaagttCCATGTTCAGCTGAGGATGCTGAGGTTTGTCCAGTGGAGAGTGTTAACTTTCACAATGGCGTTAATTGTCAAAATGACACagaatgtatgtttgtttgtgcggAAAAGGTCGCACTTGAAATTGAGCTCGAGAGAACCAAGGCAGAGTTGAGGGCTTTGAAGGAGAAGGAGGCGCACTGGAGTCACAGGTACTCTGCCGCTCAGCTCAGTGAGGAAGTCATCCGCATGGAGACGGGCCTTCCGGATCGTGGCACTTTAAACACAATTGCTGGACGCGTGTTGCACCGCAAGGACTCAGTTTGCTACTCAGCTGGCTGGAAAGTGGAATGCATCACTGTCGAGGACCAGGTCTTCTTGACTCTAATGAAACTGAGGCATAATTACACCGACCTTCACCTCGCTGCGCTGTTCAATTGCAGCGTAGCCGTCATCCAAAATGTGACCGCTACCTTCACCGGCATTCTCCGTCAGCTGCCTTTCAAAGACATAATGGCAGTATCACCCATCTTGACTGAAATGAACATTCAGACTGACACTTAA